The following are from one region of the Verrucomicrobiota bacterium genome:
- a CDS encoding exo-alpha-sialidase: MKKCFVVFRLVVLIGGSTFAAESPLYESEWIFDPVVESHGHVHASCVVETPRRNLLAVWYENGPALGTNFYQGDQDKSDNVRIGGARRRKGRSAWEKPFVMSDTFGLSDNNPALVIDQQKRLWLFHATLLAVPIRSWESSLLWYKVSSDYEGAAHPRWERENILVPRPPDLDEAVTRLTEQLRNRASENSRLMAFSDILKGRLKDPFARRLGWMPRVHPLILRDGTLLLPLANENFSVAAMAMTRDGGETWTTSHVVPGGGVEQPSVVRLKDGRLVAYLRDAGGTHRIRRSESGDGGITWTEITNTDLPNPGAGIEAVMLRNCHLMMIYNDKEGGPRDCLAVSISTDEGKSWRWKRHLENQAGGRFDYPSLIQSRDGSLHATYSFNLKTIKHAHFNEAWVEQGD; the protein is encoded by the coding sequence ATGAAAAAGTGTTTTGTGGTTTTCAGGCTTGTCGTGCTCATCGGCGGCAGTACGTTCGCTGCGGAGTCGCCTCTTTACGAGTCCGAATGGATCTTTGACCCGGTGGTCGAAAGTCATGGCCATGTCCACGCCTCGTGCGTTGTCGAAACTCCCCGTCGAAATCTGCTGGCCGTCTGGTACGAGAACGGGCCGGCCCTGGGCACCAACTTTTATCAGGGCGATCAGGACAAAAGTGACAATGTGCGGATTGGCGGTGCGCGGCGAAGAAAAGGCAGGTCGGCGTGGGAGAAGCCGTTTGTCATGTCCGACACGTTCGGCCTTTCGGACAACAACCCGGCGCTGGTCATCGATCAGCAGAAGCGGCTCTGGTTGTTTCACGCAACGTTGCTCGCGGTGCCGATTCGTTCCTGGGAAAGCAGCCTGTTGTGGTACAAAGTTTCCTCCGATTATGAAGGTGCAGCACACCCTCGCTGGGAACGCGAAAACATTCTGGTGCCGCGCCCGCCCGACCTCGATGAAGCGGTGACCCGCCTCACCGAACAGCTTCGCAACCGCGCCAGCGAGAACAGCCGGCTGATGGCTTTCTCTGATATTCTGAAGGGCCGGCTCAAAGACCCCTTCGCGCGCCGCCTCGGTTGGATGCCACGGGTTCATCCTTTGATTCTGCGCGATGGCACACTGTTGCTGCCTCTGGCCAACGAAAATTTCAGTGTCGCTGCCATGGCCATGACCCGCGACGGCGGCGAAACCTGGACCACTTCCCACGTCGTCCCCGGCGGTGGCGTTGAGCAGCCCAGCGTGGTTCGACTGAAGGACGGTCGGTTGGTCGCTTACCTTCGCGACGCCGGCGGCACGCACCGCATCCGGCGCAGCGAATCGGGTGACGGCGGCATAACCTGGACGGAAATCACCAACACCGATCTGCCCAATCCCGGTGCCGGCATCGAGGCCGTGATGCTCCGCAACTGCCACCTCATGATGATTTACAACGACAAAGAGGGTGGCCCGCGCGACTGCCTGGCGGTTTCAATCTCCACCGACGAGGGAAAATCCTGGCGCTGGAAACGGCACCTGGAGAACCAAGCCGGCGGGCGATTTGACTACCCCTCGCTCATCCAGTCGCGTGATGGTTCGCTGCACGCAACCTACAGCTTCAACTTGAAAACCATCAAGCACGCCCATTTCAACGAAGCCTGGGTCGAACAAGGCGATTGA
- a CDS encoding DUF4838 domain-containing protein has translation MKTQRCLFMPFILAKRKHLSLLVTLCLLKPGFQPAVTAAPTVTDAVRPTGRIVQKSSAEKGAITPAAMTAWKIVCDSAATESERYAATEFQRLFKGMTGALLPVVESMAANQAAVFVGQDAVAHAGQTADGGDLGEEALRIRVGPKGVCIDGGRPRGTLYGVYEFFEELCGVRFLTFDDTYFPPDAAQRKIPVGVRVVNPTFAFRWSYYGENSRHPEFAARLRVNTVSDDPKLGGRTGFRLVNHNVAYLVPPAKYGKAHPEYYALVAGERKLEMGGGGPQLCMSNPELINVVVNAVLEEIRKNPTARNLNIAQMDNESFCTCARCAEIDAREESHAGATLAFVNAVAERIEKTNPDVFISTFAYQYTRKPPKILKPRRNVMIQLCSIECCDFHAIDDPACPLNRSFCADMAGWKKIANNVFIWHYNTNFKGYLLPFPNLRSIGRSVSFFAKNNGQGVFMQAAGNGFSTELSDLRNYVMARCLWKPGRDSWKEAEEFCRLHYAEAAGPILAYLKYYHNLVGKSGVHPTCFPTESSLCITPESARRIMGYFEEALLLAKSDAVRARIEKASLCAYRAAVSASSMRLVYRNAVCHPDLEGFDPGLLDRYAALCTRFGATMDDEHVSTEKFLGAMRGLHNGLKAVSLENESWRVVVLPESNAKVVEMTYKPTGRNVVRAPRSFNRFRHEEWVRQGEGPIAENIRAFDVQAEPTRAVLSLTTKDGARIQRTISLTDDAVRFETTMTADAPRRFDFLVHPEYDTATMSDDPRVLAIYVRQSDWTHANRQWREAMPTDQQMDVIKNAVGGGAFAYFNHQAKFGVEQRFDPADFSGLGLFWNPSRQQINLEMISKTVSLEKGERARFAYEVRYLREAPKRNR, from the coding sequence GTGAAAACCCAGCGCTGCCTCTTCATGCCGTTCATCCTCGCGAAGCGAAAACATCTGTCATTATTGGTGACGCTGTGCCTGTTGAAACCAGGTTTCCAACCAGCCGTCACCGCCGCGCCGACTGTGACCGATGCGGTCCGACCCACCGGTCGCATTGTTCAAAAGTCGTCAGCGGAGAAAGGCGCCATCACGCCAGCGGCGATGACCGCGTGGAAAATTGTTTGTGATTCCGCCGCTACGGAATCCGAACGCTACGCCGCGACAGAGTTTCAGCGATTGTTCAAAGGCATGACCGGCGCGTTGCTGCCCGTGGTGGAATCTATGGCGGCAAACCAAGCCGCGGTCTTCGTCGGTCAGGACGCGGTCGCGCATGCCGGCCAAACGGCGGATGGTGGCGATTTGGGCGAGGAAGCGTTGCGGATTCGCGTTGGACCGAAGGGGGTGTGTATTGACGGCGGGCGACCGCGCGGCACCCTCTACGGCGTCTATGAATTCTTCGAGGAGTTGTGCGGCGTGCGGTTCCTGACATTCGATGACACCTATTTTCCGCCGGACGCGGCGCAACGGAAAATTCCGGTCGGCGTTCGCGTCGTGAATCCAACGTTCGCCTTCCGCTGGTCGTATTACGGCGAGAACAGCCGGCACCCAGAATTCGCCGCGCGCTTGAGAGTCAACACGGTGAGCGATGATCCAAAGCTCGGCGGGCGCACGGGTTTCCGGTTGGTCAATCACAACGTCGCCTACCTCGTGCCCCCGGCGAAATACGGCAAGGCGCACCCGGAGTATTACGCGCTGGTGGCCGGCGAGCGGAAACTGGAGATGGGTGGCGGCGGACCACAGTTGTGCATGAGCAATCCGGAGTTGATCAACGTCGTCGTGAATGCCGTGCTCGAGGAGATCAGAAAAAATCCGACCGCCCGCAACCTCAACATCGCGCAAATGGACAATGAGAGTTTTTGCACCTGCGCGCGCTGCGCGGAGATTGACGCGCGGGAGGAATCGCACGCCGGGGCGACGCTCGCCTTCGTCAACGCGGTTGCCGAGCGCATCGAGAAAACCAACCCCGACGTGTTCATCAGCACTTTCGCCTATCAGTACACCCGCAAACCGCCCAAGATTCTCAAGCCGCGCCGCAACGTGATGATCCAGTTGTGCAGCATCGAGTGCTGCGATTTCCACGCCATCGATGATCCAGCGTGTCCGTTGAACCGCTCGTTCTGCGCGGACATGGCGGGCTGGAAGAAGATCGCGAACAACGTCTTCATCTGGCACTACAACACCAACTTCAAGGGCTACCTCCTCCCGTTCCCCAACTTGCGCAGCATCGGCCGGAGCGTTTCCTTTTTTGCGAAGAACAACGGCCAGGGCGTGTTCATGCAGGCGGCGGGCAACGGCTTTTCCACCGAACTCAGCGATCTACGCAACTATGTCATGGCGCGTTGTCTCTGGAAGCCCGGTCGCGATAGTTGGAAGGAGGCGGAGGAATTTTGCCGGCTCCATTACGCTGAAGCCGCCGGGCCGATCCTGGCCTACCTGAAGTACTATCACAACCTCGTCGGCAAATCGGGAGTGCATCCCACCTGTTTCCCAACGGAGTCGTCGTTGTGCATCACGCCGGAGTCCGCGCGACGCATCATGGGGTACTTCGAGGAGGCATTGTTGCTGGCGAAGTCGGATGCCGTGCGCGCTCGCATCGAGAAGGCTTCGCTCTGCGCGTATCGTGCCGCGGTGAGTGCGTCGAGCATGCGCTTGGTTTATCGCAATGCCGTCTGCCACCCCGACCTTGAAGGATTCGATCCTGGCCTGTTGGATCGTTACGCGGCGTTGTGCACGCGTTTCGGCGCCACGATGGATGACGAACACGTCTCGACGGAGAAATTCCTCGGCGCGATGCGCGGACTGCACAACGGGTTGAAGGCCGTCAGTTTGGAAAACGAATCCTGGCGCGTGGTGGTGCTGCCGGAGAGCAATGCGAAGGTGGTGGAGATGACGTACAAACCCACCGGTCGCAATGTGGTTCGCGCCCCGCGGTCGTTCAATCGCTTCCGTCACGAGGAATGGGTGCGCCAAGGCGAGGGACCCATCGCCGAAAACATTAGGGCGTTCGATGTTCAGGCCGAACCGACCAGGGCCGTCTTGTCATTGACGACGAAAGACGGTGCCCGCATCCAGCGCACCATTTCCCTGACGGACGACGCGGTCCGCTTCGAGACCACGATGACTGCGGACGCGCCGCGCAGGTTCGATTTCCTCGTGCATCCGGAATACGACACCGCCACGATGTCCGATGATCCCCGCGTGCTGGCCATTTACGTCAGGCAATCGGATTGGACGCACGCCAACCGCCAATGGCGCGAGGCGATGCCGACCGACCAGCAAATGGACGTGATCAAGAATGCCGTCGGCGGCGGGGCCTTCGCCTACTTCAATCATCAGGCCAAGTTCGGTGTGGAACAGCGCTTCGATCCCGCCGACTTCAGCGGGCTCGGACTCTTTTGGAATCCCTCGCGGCAGCAGATCAATCTCGAAATGATCTCGAAAACTGTGTCGTTGGAAAAAGGAGAACGCGCGCGTTTCGCCTACGAAGTGCGTTATCTCAGGGAAGCGCCCAAGCGCAACCGTTGA